A window of Corvus moneduloides isolate bCorMon1 chromosome 30, bCorMon1.pri, whole genome shotgun sequence contains these coding sequences:
- the LOC116436718 gene encoding stress response protein NST1-like isoform X26: MRRYFSRYGEGSFSSSSAHCGTLGGGDRRFGGFGQGYGSRSLHNLGGFRNVYTGGGYGGEGVGYGRCLGFGGWRQPERGFGGRGYFVGAFQGGETGLGGTYRGVSGREVLGGGLGVGEQGAGQGLGQAGVLRGIEEVHVNTNLLRPIQLQVDPEFQRARSDEKEQIKALNNKFASFIEKVQCLERQNQALLAKWELLQQQSSGPEESRNINNFFQSYISNLQRQLETLQSQKEQLDPEAYNMLRLVEDYKNRFEEEINKRTSKEEEFVELKKELDSAYMGKMEFDVRVDILRQELEFLRCLYEAELSQLQTVVGNTDIIVSMDNHRELNMDGIIEEVRQEYEGMAQKSTAELDAMYQGRYQDLQNMWVNQREQLRNSHQEIQELTRQIQRLQPEIEIARKRNSSLQDSIKDAEHRGSSAIRDGQKKLQELENALQQAKDDLSHLVHDYQELLNVKLGLDIEIAMYRSLLEEEENRIQEGSLATICVIDHNSRAPGVFGGIKSVKGGMSSGGTSGSGVKGPISGGGKGGSSSGGSGSICGGGKGSGYRGGGSSGGGGSMSKGSSSSGGWGSSSGGGGSSYGGGKGSGYGGGGSSGGGGSICGGGSSSGSGGSMSKGSSISGGGGSSSGGGGSSYGGGKGSGYGGGGSSGGSGGSMSKGSSISGGGGSSSGGGGSSYGGGKGSGYGGGGSSGGSGGSMSKGSSISGGGGSSSGGGGSSYGGGKGSGYGGGGSSGGGGSICGGGSSSGSGGSMSKGSSISGGGGSSSGGGGSSYGGGKGSGYGGGGSSGGSGGSMSKGSSISGGGGSSSGGGGSSYGGGKGSGYGGGGSSGGGGSICGGGSSSGSGGSMSKGSSISGGGGMSSGSGGSSYGGGKGSGYGGGGSSGSGGSICGGGSSSGSGGSMSKGSSISGGGGMSSGSGGSSYGGGKGSGYGGGSSGSGGSMSGGGQSSGGYGSSSGSGRCSPHSGGMSSGGGSSCGRRGSISGGGGQGSSGSGGSMSGGGQSSGGYGSSSGSGRCSPHSGGMSSGGGSSCGRRGSISGGGGQGSSGSGGSMSGGGQSSGGYGSSSGSGRCSPHSGGMSSGGGSSCGRRGSISGGGGQGSSGSGGSMSGGGQISGGYGSSSGSGRCSPHSGGMSSGGGSSCGRRGSISGGGGQGSSGSGWLHVWRWPDLRWLWIELWERQVQPPQWWDELWRWEQLWQERLHLWRWRTGKLRQWWLHVWRWPDLRWLWIELWERQVQSPQWWDELWRWEQLWQERLHLWRWRTGKLRQWWLHVWRWPELRWLWIELWERQVQPPQWWDELWRWEQLWQERVHLWRWWRRRRGRLRSWRIQLWQWWVHQWRRRRLRLWRIQLWQWWVHQWRRRRFRLWRELRIWRWLWQERVHLWRGRKLRSWRIQLWQWRVHQWRRRRFRLWRELRIWRWLWQERVHLWWWSQLWRVGIRLWQWWKQFWRRNQLRLWRRRKLWEERVHLWRRRKLRSWRIQLWQWWVHQWRRRRFQLWRELRIWRWLWQERVHQWRRRRFRLWRELRIWRWLWQERVHLWRGRKLRSWRIQLWQWWVHQWRRRRFRLWRELRIWRWLWQERVHLWWWRKLGQWWI; this comes from the exons ATGAGACGATATTTCTCCAGATATGGGGAAGGGAGTTTCAGTTCTTCTTCTGCTCACTGCGGGACCTTGGGAGGTGGAGACAGGAGATTTGGAGGGTTTGGGCAAGGGTatggcagcaggagcctccACAACCTTGGAGGGTTCAGGAATGTCTATACTGGTGGAGGCTACGGAGGAGAAGGAGTAGGATATGGGAGATGCCTTGGGTTTGGTGGCTGGAGACAACCTGAGAGGGGCTTTGGTGGAAGAGGATATTTCGTGGGAGCTTTTCAAGGTGGTGAAACAGGGCTTGGTGGCACCTACAGAGGAGTTTCAGGCAGGGAGGTGCTCGGAGGAGGTCTTGGAGTAGGGGAACAAGGGGCTGGACAGGGATTGGGACAGGCTGGAGTTCTCCGAGGCATTGAGGAGGTCCATGTCAACACCAACCTGCTGAGGCCAATACAGCTCCAGGTGGACCCTGAGTTCCAGCGAGCGCGCTCGGATGAGAAGGAGCAGATCAAAGCTCTCAACAACAAATTCGCATCATTCATCGAGAAG GTTCAATGTCTGGAGCGGCAGAATCAGGCACTCTTGGCCAAGTGGgaacttctgcagcagcaaagctctggccctgaggagagcaggaaCATCAACAACTTCTTCCAGTCCTACATCAGCAACCTGCAGCGGCAGCTTGAGACGCTCCAGAgccagaaggagcagctggatcCCGAAGCCTACAACATGCTCCGGCTTGTTGAGGATTATAAAAACAG aTTCGAGGAGGAGATCAACAAACGCACGTCCAAGGAGGAGGAGTTTGTGGAGCTTAAAAAG gaaCTGGATAGTGCATACATGGGAAAAATGGAGTTTGATGTCCGGGTGGATAtcctgaggcaggagctggagttCCTCCGGTGTTTATATGAAGCC gagctgtcccagctgcaaACAGTGGTTGGGAACACTGACATCATTGTGTCCATGGACAACCACAGGGAGTTGAACATGGATGGAATCATCGAGGAGGTCAGGCAGGAATATGAGGGGATGGCCCAGAAGAGCACAGCTGAACTGGATGCCATGTACCAGGGCAGG TACCAGGACCTGCAGAACATGTGGGTGAATCAACgagagcagctgaggaacagTCACCAGGAAATTCAGGAACTCACCAGGCAGATCCAAAGACTCCAACCAGAAATTGAAATTGCAAGGAAAAGG AATTCCAGCCTCCAAGACTCCATTAAAGATGCTGAGCACCGTGGGAGCTCGGCCATCAGGGATGGCCAGAAAaagctccaggagctggaaaacGCCCTCCAACAGGCCAAGGATGACCTTTCTCACCTTGTCCATGATTACCAGGAGCTCCTGAATGTAAAGCTGGGCCTGGACATCGAGATCGCCATGTATCGATCACTCcttgaggaggaggagaacag GATCCAGGAAGGATCACTGGCCACAATCT GTGTCATTGACCACAATTCCAGAGCTCCTGGAGTCTTTGGAGGCATAAAAAGTGTGAAGGGGGGAATGAGCTCTGGTGGTACCAGCGGGAGCGGAGTGAAAGGGCCGATCtctggagggggaaaaggtgGATCCAGCTCTGGTGGGAGTGGGTCCATCTGTGGAGGGGGAAAAGGTTCAGGatacagaggaggaggaagctcaGGTGGTGGAGGTTCCATGTCCAAGGGTAGCAGCAGTTCGGGAGGGTGGGGGTCCAGCTCTGGTGGAGGTGGTTCAAGTTATGGAGGTGGAAAAGGTTCAGGatatggaggaggaggaagctctGGAGGAGGTGGGTCCATCTGTGGAGGAGGATCCAGCTCTGGCAGTGGAGGCTCCATGTCCAagggcagcagcatctctggagGTGGAGGATCCAGCTCTGGAGGAGGTGGTTCAAGTtatggaggaggaaaaggttCAGGatatggaggaggaggaagctctGGAGGCAGTGGAG GCTCCATGTCCAagggcagcagcatctctggagGTGGAGGATCCAGCTCTGGAGGAGGTGGGTCAAGTTATGGAGGTGGAAAAGGTTCAGGatatggaggaggaggaagctctGGAGGCAGTGGAGGCTCCATGTCCAagggcagcagcatctctggagGTGGAGGATCCAGCTCTGGAGGAGGTGGGTCAAGTTATGGAGGTGGAAAAGGTTCAGGatatggaggaggaggaagctctGGAGGAGGTGGGTCCATCTGTGGAGGAGGATCCAGCTCTGGCAGTGGAGGCTCCATGTCCAagggcagcagcatctctggagGTGGAGGATCCAGCTCTGGTGGAGGTGGGTCAAGTTATGGAGGTGGAAAAGGTTCAGGatatggaggaggaggaagctctGGAGGCAGTGGAGGCTCCATGTCCAagggcagcagcatctctggagGTGGAGGATCCAGCTCTGGAGGAGGTGGGTCAAGTTATGGAGGTGGAAAAGGTTCAGGatatggaggaggaggaagctctGGAGGAGGTGGGTCCATCTGTGGAGGAGGATCCAGCTCTGGCAGTGGAGGTTCCATGTCCAagggcagcagcatctctggagGTGGAGGGATGAGCTCTGGTAGTGGTGGGTCAAGTTATGGAGGAGGGAAAGGTTCAGGatatggaggaggaggaagctctGGCAGTGGAGGCTCCATCTGTGGAGGAGGATCCAGCTCTGGCAGTGGAGGTTCCATGTCCAagggcagcagcatctctggagGTGGAGGGATGAGCTCTGGTAGTGGTGGGTCAAGTTATGGAGGAGGGAAAGGTTCAGGATATGGAGGAGGAAGTTCAG GCAGTGGTGGCTCCATGTCTGGAGGTGGCCAGAGCTCCGGTGGTTATGGATCGAGCTCTGGGAGCGGCAGGTGCAGCCCCCACAGTGGTGGGATGAGCTctggaggtgggagcagctgtggcaggagaggctccatctctggaggtggAGGACAGGGAAGCTCAG GCAGTGGTGGCTCCATGTCTGGAGGTGGCCAGAGCTCCGGTGGTTATGGATCGAGCTCTGGGAGCGGCAGGTGCAGCCCCCACAGTGGTGGGATGAGCTctggaggtgggagcagctgtggcaggagaggctccatctctggaggtggAGGACAGGGAAGCTCAGGCAGTGGTGGCTCCATGTCTGGAGGTGGCCAGAGCTCCGGTGGTTATGGATCGAGCTCTGGGAGCGGCAGGTGCAGCCCCCACAGTGGTGGGATGAGCTctggaggtgggagcagctgtggcaggagaggctccatctctggaggtggAGGACAGGGAAGCTCAG GCAGTGGTGGCTCCATGTCTGGAGGTGGCCAGATCTCCGGTGGTTATGGATCGAGCTCTGGGAGCGGCAGGTGCAGCCCCCACAGTGGTGGGATGAGCTctggaggtgggagcagctgtggcaggagaggctccatctctggaggtggAGGACAGGGAAGCTCAGGCAGTGGGTGGCTCCATGTCTGGAGGTGGCCAGATCTCCGGTGGTTATGGATCGAGCTCTGGGAGCGGCAGGTGCAGCCCCCACAGTGGTGGGATGAGCTctggaggtgggagcagctgtggcaggagaggctccatctctggaggtggAGGACAGGGAAGCTCAG GCAGTGGTGGCTCCATGTCTGGAGGTGGCCAGATCTCCGGTGGTTATGGATCGAGCTCTGGGAGCGGCAGGTGCAGTCCCCACAGTGGTGGGATGAGCTctggaggtgggagcagctgtggcaggagaggctccatctctggaggtggAGGACAGGGAAGCTCAGGCAGTGGTGGCTCCATGTCTGGAGGTGGCCAGAGCTCCGGTGGTTATGGATCGAGCTCTGGGAGCGGCAGGTGCAGCCCCCACAGTGGTGGGATGAGCTctggaggtgggagcagctgtggcaggagagggtccatctctggaggtggtggaggaggaggagggggaggctcAGGTCATGGAGGATCCAGTTATGGCAGTGGTGGGTCCATcagtggaggagaaggag gctcAGGTTATGGAGGATCCAGTTATGGCAGTGGTGGGTCCATcagtggaggagaaggaggttcCGGCTATGGAGGGAGCTCAGGATATGGAGGTGGCTCTGGCAGGAGAGGGTCCATCTCTGGAG ggggaggaagctCAGGTCATGGAGGATCCAGTTATGGCAGTGGCGGGTCCATcagtggaggagaaggaggttcCGGCTATGGAGGGAGCTCAGGATATGGAGGTGGCTCTGGCAGGAGAGGGTCCATCTCTGGTGGTGGTCACAGCTCTGGAGGGTGGGGATCAGGCTCTGGCAGTGGTGGAAGCAGTTCTGGAGGAGGAATCAGCTCCGGCtatggaggaggagaaagctCTGGGAGGAGAGGGTCCAtctctggaggaggaggaagctcaG GTCATGGAGGATCCAGTTATGGCAGTGGTGGGTCCATcagtggaggagaaggaggttcCAGCTATGGAGGGAGCTCAGGATATGGAGGTGGCTCTGGCAGGAGAGG GTCCATcagtggaggagaaggaggttcCGGCTATGGAGGGAGCTCAGGATATGGAGGTGGCTCTGGCAGGAGAGGGTCCATCTCTGGAG ggggaggaagctCAGGTCATGGAGGATCCAGTTATGGCAGTGGTGGGTCCATcagtggaggagaaggaggttcAGGCTATGGAGGGAGCTCAGGATATGGAGGTGGCTCTGGCAGGAGAGGGTCCATCTCTG GTGGTGGAGGAAGCTTGGGCAGTGGTGGATCTAG
- the LOC116436718 gene encoding stress response protein NST1-like isoform X39: protein MRRYFSRYGEGSFSSSSAHCGTLGGGDRRFGGFGQGYGSRSLHNLGGFRNVYTGGGYGGEGVGYGRCLGFGGWRQPERGFGGRGYFVGAFQGGETGLGGTYRGVSGREVLGGGLGVGEQGAGQGLGQAGVLRGIEEVHVNTNLLRPIQLQVDPEFQRARSDEKEQIKALNNKFASFIEKVQCLERQNQALLAKWELLQQQSSGPEESRNINNFFQSYISNLQRQLETLQSQKEQLDPEAYNMLRLVEDYKNRFEEEINKRTSKEEEFVELKKELDSAYMGKMEFDVRVDILRQELEFLRCLYEAELSQLQTVVGNTDIIVSMDNHRELNMDGIIEEVRQEYEGMAQKSTAELDAMYQGRYQDLQNMWVNQREQLRNSHQEIQELTRQIQRLQPEIEIARKRNSSLQDSIKDAEHRGSSAIRDGQKKLQELENALQQAKDDLSHLVHDYQELLNVKLGLDIEIAMYRSLLEEEENRIQEGSLATICVIDHNSRAPGVFGGIKSVKGGMSSGGTSGSGVKGPISGGGKGGSSSGGSGSICGGGKGSGYRGGGSSGGGGSMSKGSSSSGGWGSSSGGGGSSYGGGKGSGYGGGGSSGGGGSICGGGSSSGSGGSMSKGSSISGGGGSSSGGGGSSYGGGKGSGYGGGGSSGGSGGSMSKGSSISGGGGSSSGGGGSSYGGGKGSGYGGGGSSGGSGGSMSKGSSISGGGGSSSGGGGSSYGGGKGSGYGGGGSSGGGGSICGGGSSSGSGGSMSKGSSISGGGGSSSGGGGSSYGGGKGSGYGGGGSSGGSGGSMSKGSSISGGGGSSSGGGGSSYGGGKGSGYGGGGSSGGGGSICGGGSSSGSGGSMSKGSSISGGGGMSSGSGGSSYGGGKGSGYGGGGSSGSGGSICGGGSSSGSGGSMSKGSSISGGGGMSSGSGGSSYGGGKGSGYGGGSSGSGGSMSGGGQSSGGYGSSSGSGRCSPHSGGMSSGGGSSCGRRGSISGGGGQGSSGSGGSMSGGGQSSGGYGSSSGSGRCSPHSGGMSSGGGSSCGRRGSISGGGGQGSSGSGGSMSGGGQSSGGYGSSSGSGRCSPHSGGMSSGGGSSCGRRGSISGGGGQGSSGSGGSMSGGGQISGGYGSSSGSGRCSPHSGGMSSGGGSSCGRRGSISGGGGQGSSGSGWLHVWRWPDLRWLWIELWERQVQPPQWWDELWRWEQLWQERLHLWRWRTGKLRQWWLHVWRWPDLRWLWIELWERQVQSPQWWDELWRWEQLWQERLHLWRWRTGKLRQWWLHVWRWPELRWLWIELWERQVQPPQWWDELWRWEQLWQERVHLWRWWRRRRGRLRSWRIQLWQWWVHQWRRRRLRLWRIQLWQWWVHQWRRRRFRLWRELRIWRWLWQERVHLWRWSQLWRVGIRLWQWREQFWRRNRLRLWRKRKLWEERVHLWRWRKLRQERLHLWRRSQLWWLWLWQWQVQPPQWRDQLWRLEQLW from the exons ATGAGACGATATTTCTCCAGATATGGGGAAGGGAGTTTCAGTTCTTCTTCTGCTCACTGCGGGACCTTGGGAGGTGGAGACAGGAGATTTGGAGGGTTTGGGCAAGGGTatggcagcaggagcctccACAACCTTGGAGGGTTCAGGAATGTCTATACTGGTGGAGGCTACGGAGGAGAAGGAGTAGGATATGGGAGATGCCTTGGGTTTGGTGGCTGGAGACAACCTGAGAGGGGCTTTGGTGGAAGAGGATATTTCGTGGGAGCTTTTCAAGGTGGTGAAACAGGGCTTGGTGGCACCTACAGAGGAGTTTCAGGCAGGGAGGTGCTCGGAGGAGGTCTTGGAGTAGGGGAACAAGGGGCTGGACAGGGATTGGGACAGGCTGGAGTTCTCCGAGGCATTGAGGAGGTCCATGTCAACACCAACCTGCTGAGGCCAATACAGCTCCAGGTGGACCCTGAGTTCCAGCGAGCGCGCTCGGATGAGAAGGAGCAGATCAAAGCTCTCAACAACAAATTCGCATCATTCATCGAGAAG GTTCAATGTCTGGAGCGGCAGAATCAGGCACTCTTGGCCAAGTGGgaacttctgcagcagcaaagctctggccctgaggagagcaggaaCATCAACAACTTCTTCCAGTCCTACATCAGCAACCTGCAGCGGCAGCTTGAGACGCTCCAGAgccagaaggagcagctggatcCCGAAGCCTACAACATGCTCCGGCTTGTTGAGGATTATAAAAACAG aTTCGAGGAGGAGATCAACAAACGCACGTCCAAGGAGGAGGAGTTTGTGGAGCTTAAAAAG gaaCTGGATAGTGCATACATGGGAAAAATGGAGTTTGATGTCCGGGTGGATAtcctgaggcaggagctggagttCCTCCGGTGTTTATATGAAGCC gagctgtcccagctgcaaACAGTGGTTGGGAACACTGACATCATTGTGTCCATGGACAACCACAGGGAGTTGAACATGGATGGAATCATCGAGGAGGTCAGGCAGGAATATGAGGGGATGGCCCAGAAGAGCACAGCTGAACTGGATGCCATGTACCAGGGCAGG TACCAGGACCTGCAGAACATGTGGGTGAATCAACgagagcagctgaggaacagTCACCAGGAAATTCAGGAACTCACCAGGCAGATCCAAAGACTCCAACCAGAAATTGAAATTGCAAGGAAAAGG AATTCCAGCCTCCAAGACTCCATTAAAGATGCTGAGCACCGTGGGAGCTCGGCCATCAGGGATGGCCAGAAAaagctccaggagctggaaaacGCCCTCCAACAGGCCAAGGATGACCTTTCTCACCTTGTCCATGATTACCAGGAGCTCCTGAATGTAAAGCTGGGCCTGGACATCGAGATCGCCATGTATCGATCACTCcttgaggaggaggagaacag GATCCAGGAAGGATCACTGGCCACAATCT GTGTCATTGACCACAATTCCAGAGCTCCTGGAGTCTTTGGAGGCATAAAAAGTGTGAAGGGGGGAATGAGCTCTGGTGGTACCAGCGGGAGCGGAGTGAAAGGGCCGATCtctggagggggaaaaggtgGATCCAGCTCTGGTGGGAGTGGGTCCATCTGTGGAGGGGGAAAAGGTTCAGGatacagaggaggaggaagctcaGGTGGTGGAGGTTCCATGTCCAAGGGTAGCAGCAGTTCGGGAGGGTGGGGGTCCAGCTCTGGTGGAGGTGGTTCAAGTTATGGAGGTGGAAAAGGTTCAGGatatggaggaggaggaagctctGGAGGAGGTGGGTCCATCTGTGGAGGAGGATCCAGCTCTGGCAGTGGAGGCTCCATGTCCAagggcagcagcatctctggagGTGGAGGATCCAGCTCTGGAGGAGGTGGTTCAAGTtatggaggaggaaaaggttCAGGatatggaggaggaggaagctctGGAGGCAGTGGAG GCTCCATGTCCAagggcagcagcatctctggagGTGGAGGATCCAGCTCTGGAGGAGGTGGGTCAAGTTATGGAGGTGGAAAAGGTTCAGGatatggaggaggaggaagctctGGAGGCAGTGGAGGCTCCATGTCCAagggcagcagcatctctggagGTGGAGGATCCAGCTCTGGAGGAGGTGGGTCAAGTTATGGAGGTGGAAAAGGTTCAGGatatggaggaggaggaagctctGGAGGAGGTGGGTCCATCTGTGGAGGAGGATCCAGCTCTGGCAGTGGAGGCTCCATGTCCAagggcagcagcatctctggagGTGGAGGATCCAGCTCTGGTGGAGGTGGGTCAAGTTATGGAGGTGGAAAAGGTTCAGGatatggaggaggaggaagctctGGAGGCAGTGGAGGCTCCATGTCCAagggcagcagcatctctggagGTGGAGGATCCAGCTCTGGAGGAGGTGGGTCAAGTTATGGAGGTGGAAAAGGTTCAGGatatggaggaggaggaagctctGGAGGAGGTGGGTCCATCTGTGGAGGAGGATCCAGCTCTGGCAGTGGAGGTTCCATGTCCAagggcagcagcatctctggagGTGGAGGGATGAGCTCTGGTAGTGGTGGGTCAAGTTATGGAGGAGGGAAAGGTTCAGGatatggaggaggaggaagctctGGCAGTGGAGGCTCCATCTGTGGAGGAGGATCCAGCTCTGGCAGTGGAGGTTCCATGTCCAagggcagcagcatctctggagGTGGAGGGATGAGCTCTGGTAGTGGTGGGTCAAGTTATGGAGGAGGGAAAGGTTCAGGATATGGAGGAGGAAGTTCAG GCAGTGGTGGCTCCATGTCTGGAGGTGGCCAGAGCTCCGGTGGTTATGGATCGAGCTCTGGGAGCGGCAGGTGCAGCCCCCACAGTGGTGGGATGAGCTctggaggtgggagcagctgtggcaggagaggctccatctctggaggtggAGGACAGGGAAGCTCAG GCAGTGGTGGCTCCATGTCTGGAGGTGGCCAGAGCTCCGGTGGTTATGGATCGAGCTCTGGGAGCGGCAGGTGCAGCCCCCACAGTGGTGGGATGAGCTctggaggtgggagcagctgtggcaggagaggctccatctctggaggtggAGGACAGGGAAGCTCAGGCAGTGGTGGCTCCATGTCTGGAGGTGGCCAGAGCTCCGGTGGTTATGGATCGAGCTCTGGGAGCGGCAGGTGCAGCCCCCACAGTGGTGGGATGAGCTctggaggtgggagcagctgtggcaggagaggctccatctctggaggtggAGGACAGGGAAGCTCAG GCAGTGGTGGCTCCATGTCTGGAGGTGGCCAGATCTCCGGTGGTTATGGATCGAGCTCTGGGAGCGGCAGGTGCAGCCCCCACAGTGGTGGGATGAGCTctggaggtgggagcagctgtggcaggagaggctccatctctggaggtggAGGACAGGGAAGCTCAGGCAGTGGGTGGCTCCATGTCTGGAGGTGGCCAGATCTCCGGTGGTTATGGATCGAGCTCTGGGAGCGGCAGGTGCAGCCCCCACAGTGGTGGGATGAGCTctggaggtgggagcagctgtggcaggagaggctccatctctggaggtggAGGACAGGGAAGCTCAG GCAGTGGTGGCTCCATGTCTGGAGGTGGCCAGATCTCCGGTGGTTATGGATCGAGCTCTGGGAGCGGCAGGTGCAGTCCCCACAGTGGTGGGATGAGCTctggaggtgggagcagctgtggcaggagaggctccatctctggaggtggAGGACAGGGAAGCTCAGGCAGTGGTGGCTCCATGTCTGGAGGTGGCCAGAGCTCCGGTGGTTATGGATCGAGCTCTGGGAGCGGCAGGTGCAGCCCCCACAGTGGTGGGATGAGCTctggaggtgggagcagctgtggcaggagagggtccatctctggaggtggtggaggaggaggagggggaggctcAGGTCATGGAGGATCCAGTTATGGCAGTGGTGGGTCCATcagtggaggagaaggag gctcAGGTTATGGAGGATCCAGTTATGGCAGTGGTGGGTCCATcagtggaggagaaggaggttcCGGCTATGGAGGGAGCTCAGGATATGGAGGTGGCTCTGGCAGGAGAGGGTCCATCTCTGGAGGTGGTCACAGCTCTGGAGGGTGGGGATCAGGCTCTGGCAGTGGCGGGAGCAGTTCTGGAGGAGGAATCGGCTCCGGCTATGGAGGAA gagaaagctCTGGGAGGAGAGG GTCCATCTCTGGAG gtggagGAAGCTCAGGCAGGAGAGGCTCCATCTCTGGAGGCGGTCACAGCTCTGGTGGTTATGGCTCTGGCAGTGGCAGGTGCAGCCCCCACAGTGGCGGGATCAGCTCTGGAGGTTGGAGCAGCTCTGGTAG